From the Microtus ochrogaster isolate Prairie Vole_2 chromosome 8, MicOch1.0, whole genome shotgun sequence genome, the window atattaatatttaaactgGGGCTTCTTTTATATAATAGTGTTCCTAGTTCTGAGAGAAAGGGCTGAGAGCAAgtgaagatacaaaataaatagataacctTTCATCAAATTGTCACTGTTAAATTGAATTGAATAATGATCACAAAATTAATATCTATGTAGTGTATTATTTCATCAGATAATTCTCAAAACTTGTTCACAATTATTTATGAGGTCACagaatttttatatgaaaatgtacAGTTAAAATACTACTATCAAATTGTTTACTCATAATGTGTTAATGCCATTTTAATTTACATCTGGAAGGAACAGACCTTGGAGAGAAATGTGGCCAATACCTAATTTTTGATACAGGCCAGAATGTCTACCAAATTTCAGATACAACTGACTGGCTAGATGCAGTATCATTCCCTAAATACATATTACAGGAGGAGTGATTGTAAAATaggatggaagagaagaaagttaGTGAGGTGTGTCTAGGATTTCAATGTGTCATGGAGCATGATGAGAATTCCAGTATGCCATGGGAAATGGATTTGGAGCATGGCAAACAGTTCTGCCTATTAATAGAAGGCTGGCAAAGCACTTTTAAGAGATATCATATGATATATCAGAGAGTGAAGTACAATCTTCTTCAtttatgcaaagaaataaaaccctCAATTATGAAAAAAACCCTTAGTAAGTGAATGTTGGGATAAAGAAGACCTGGTTGAGTCTAGGGAATAGTCATATGCAACCTGGACTGTACAGAATGAGCATATTaaacaaatgaacattttattttcctcagggacaattcacaaagaaaatgaagcctgGAAACTACACAAAAGTGACAGAATTCATCCTTTTGGGGTTAACAGATGATCCTATACTTTGTGTCATcttctttgtgctttttcttgTAATATACATTGTTACTTTAGTAGGAAATATCAGCATAATTAATTTAGTAAGAAATTGTCCTCAACTCCATACCCCCATGTACCTGTTCCTTAGCCATCTGGCTTTTGTTGACATTGGCTACTCTACATCAGTTACACCTATAATGCTCATAGGATTTATTGTGCATGGAACAGCCCTTCCTGTACATGGCTGTGAAGCCCAACTCTGTTCTGTTGTGACTTTTGGGACAGCTGAGTGTTTCCTGCTGGCTGCCATGGCCTATGATCGATATGTAGCTATCTGCTCACCCCTACTCTACCCTACACATATGTCTCCCCAGATCTGCTTTCTCTTAGTTGGGGCTTCCTATGTGGGTGGCTGTGTGAATGCTTGGACATTTACAGGTTGCTTGCTAAGTATATCTTTCTGTGGAGCAAATCAGATAGATCACTTCTTCTGTGACTTCTCCCCTTTGTTGAAACTGTCCTGTTCAGATGTCTCCATTATTGGAATAATTCCCTCCATCTCTGCTGGCTCCATCATTGTAGTGACAGTGTTTGTCATAGCCGTCTCCTACATCTACATCCTCATCACCATCCTGAAGATGCACTCCTCTGAGGGCCGCCAcaaggccttctccacctgcaccTCCCACCTCACTGCAGTCACTCTCTACTATGGGACCATCACCTTCATTTATGTAATGCCTAAGTCTAGTTACTCAACTAAGCAAAACAGGGTGGTATCTCTGTTCTACACAGTGGTGATCCCCATGTTGAATCCCCTCATCTACAGTTTAAGGAACAGAGATGTAAAGGAGGCCCTGAGGAAGGCAACTGTAAGAATATATTCATAGAATCTGTTCATTGAAGAgacataaatatttcatttatacatGTCACTCTCAGCATCCatcacagggtatttaaattaacatcttgtttttttctaaatctcACTTTTAATCTTTGTTCGTTTAGAGGCTATatgaaagtctttaatttttttgtattaagTATGGATTTCCTACAGATGTcaataaattttccttttcaaaattcaTGTACCAAACAACAGTTTGCCTTTGTTGTGTGCCATATTGCTCTAAATTTATTCTACATACAAAAACAATTACCTAGTGAAATGACATCATTagttttattttgcaaataactTTTCTAAGGAGGTAGTTAGATTATCACACTTATGTATATAAGTAGTTACTAGATTAA encodes:
- the LOC102001269 gene encoding olfactory receptor 491, coding for MKPGNYTKVTEFILLGLTDDPILCVIFFVLFLVIYIVTLVGNISIINLVRNCPQLHTPMYLFLSHLAFVDIGYSTSVTPIMLIGFIVHGTALPVHGCEAQLCSVVTFGTAECFLLAAMAYDRYVAICSPLLYPTHMSPQICFLLVGASYVGGCVNAWTFTGCLLSISFCGANQIDHFFCDFSPLLKLSCSDVSIIGIIPSISAGSIIVVTVFVIAVSYIYILITILKMHSSEGRHKAFSTCTSHLTAVTLYYGTITFIYVMPKSSYSTKQNRVVSLFYTVVIPMLNPLIYSLRNRDVKEALRKATVRIYS